The DNA region TAAAGGCTATCTATATAGAATTGTTTATTATAAACTTATGGACGCCTTTAAAAATAACTCTAGAAAAAATGATGAATATTTGTCTTTTTATCAATCCTCAGTAAAAGAAGCAACAATTACTATAGATGAAGATGACAATTATAAAGCTGAACTATTAGCAAAGCTGGACGCATGCCTTAATAAACTGCCTAAGAGATGTAAAAAGGTGTTTTTGGATAAAAAGATTTCAGGTTTAAAATATATTGAAATATCTAAAAACTTAGAAATTTCTATTAAAACGGTTGAAGGTCATATAAGAAGAGCATATGCTTTATTAAAAGTGTGTATGCAAGATTTAAATGTTTCCTCGTCTTAATTAAGTGCCTAATATTGTAATCTAATGTAACTTTAATTGCTGTTGTTTT from Tamlana crocina includes:
- a CDS encoding RNA polymerase sigma-70 factor is translated as MDQKSEDLSVILKSLKQGNLKSYETIYNRFYDELCIYALKYTPDRNLIQDVVQDTFLDLWRQRKKLKIKSSLKGYLYRIVYYKLMDAFKNNSRKNDEYLSFYQSSVKEATITIDEDDNYKAELLAKLDACLNKLPKRCKKVFLDKKISGLKYIEISKNLEISIKTVEGHIRRAYALLKVCMQDLNVSSS